The genomic DNA gactcatctttaaagacttaCATTATGACATTCTATATAATAATGCTactcttctactaattatatactaATTATGTATCCATTTCATAAGactatggattttatttttttctttgctatttattcattgttatctttacctaatcttatttgtttttcttttcctgtaactttctctgtacatcttctaaagcactttgagctacactctttatatgaaaatatgctatataaacaaataatgttgttgttgttgtatttataGGAAGTCTCTGTGACCCCACTCCACTTTGACCAATATTTTTTTGAAACTATCACAATTAGTGACCTCgcctttcatatattttttcGTAAGGCATTCCTAACAATGTGACACACGTTCACTAGTTTTCgtgtctttctgtttattttttatttatgtttatttgtgtttgggGTCAAATGGACCCCATAGTATCTTCCATGTAATataggtattttttttcttatttcaaggTTCTGTGACATGCACAGCGTAACACAATGGCGAAACAAGGGGGATTGTCACGCAAAGACATTCTGGCATCTTTAAGTGACCTAAGTGATGTTGACAGCGAACATGAGGATGATATTGAAAATGGTTTGAGCTGATGAAAGCGGCCCTAAACTCAATTAATAGCCAGACTCCCACAGTGAACTAAGTGCAAGTGAATCAGATTCAGAAGATGAGCAAAATGGTGACAGTCGTGAAATTCTTGGAAAAGATGGATATGTCTGGTcacaaaagtcaaaatgtgtCAGAAGAACACCAATGCAAAATATTGTCAAAGAGAAACCATGACCTAAAAGGAATGGGTGTCAAGCAGACACACCCTTGAAAttattttagaaacattttttgtttcttgtgtgATGCCTACGCTTTGATGATTCAACCATGAGGGCCCAGTGAACACCCGATGACAAGTGACACTCCAGGAACTGGGTGCACAGTGGATGAATCTCTCCATGGATTCAAAGGAAGATGTAGTTTCAAGCAATACATACCAAAGTGAAGTGCTGTGCTATATTATTTggattttataatacattttctgtatctGCTTCTATATAGGCTATTTGAAAGTTCCTAAGACAAATACACCTCTGTTTGTCGATATTTAAGTACAAATGTTTGTTGTATAATTTTatttggagaaaaacaaaatattgtaataaacagTGTTTTTATTCTGGTAATATAATGCGTTATTTACCATGGTATTGTCAACATAACGTTTTTCATGGTATCAGAACAGATACCACCAAATGTTCCTTTGTTCCCAGATGCTTCTGGGTGGCAAACCAAAAGAGTGTTTTAAAGTAATTGTATGAAAGTATCTTAATCTGCTGAAGTGAGAGTAGCTTTTATGTTGACCATGTCATTGCAATAAAGAactttactgtatgtttataggTGATACACTTCTTGTGGTAagacttttcatttaaattatttaagaaaaaaagagttttaaaaatatttattttcatgtttttaactgtatatgtacactcttaaaaaggttttaaaatggcactttactggattgtgtggttaTTCAAAGAACTATCACTTGATAAAGCACTGTTTTATTCTATGGAGagtttttgcatatgcaattCGTTCTCAGGGTTGGTTGTATTCCAAAAAGAAGTCCTACTCTATCTGACCGTAGTCTTGATAattgtgacttttcatttttttaaaaagtcttttttaagATATTACATGTGCACttaaaagttaataaatataCCTTGATAATCTATTGTTTACATTAGTGTATTCTGGTTTAGAAAAATGATATATTGCAATAACAATACAGAACttagtatttaaaatttttaaccataacaaaaaaaacttttgtaactaattttattgttttttaaattcaaaatccTAATATGGAAATAggtttttacagtatatagctgGCTTAGCTTGAATTGTTAAGTTATGATTTTACAAGAATCAGCATTCAAATATCTTGGAGAACataatattttttacagtgttgtTTGTAAATAGTCTTCCATTCTCCAATAATATCCAACTGCAGAGCCGCAGAGCCATTACCACAGTTTGGATAAGTCACCACAGTTTTTGACCAAAGTTTCTTGACAGAAGTAAGATTAGGGGTAACTTAAGGTTAGGTGTTTGTGTGGTTAGCGTGAAGAATAGACATGAGGTAATGTCACTTCTGCCAAGAAACTGCAGTTAAAAACTGCTATGACTTATCCAGACTGCGGTGACTTTAGTTGGATACTTCTTGTTTCTTGTTATTAACCAGCATTACTGTACCTTACTCAGTTCTCTTGCTCTTTCATATGGGTCTGCAGAATAAGAGTATTGCTTTGACAACGTAACGTTAGGATACCTGAAAAAATAGAATGAGCACCACATTTGCAAATGTACAAAAGCGATATATCTTCGAATTATCTGAACTATCTGTCAAATGAAAATGTTCTCACCCATATCCTGTCCCCAGCTTTGAAGGGTTTGTTAGAAAATTTTTTCCCGGTGATTTGTAAGGCTTCTTCGGTATTTGTAATGCACTCATAGCTTGGACAGGCCCACCAAAGGTTCCATAGTGGTTACCACTCCCTGAGCTTAAAAATTACAAGGAAGCATGTTGAAATTTATAAaagtaagagaaaaaaagaatgataaTGTGTAACTTATAATACATAATACCAATAAAAGGAATGCTTAGGATTCAGAAGCAAAGCAGTTACCATATTTTCAAACTATTCATCTAATAAAACacaattattagttttattttcaacCCCAAAATAAGTGCTTTAACTTACGGTGTTTTCTCTCCATTGGTGGGAAGAAAAGCTTTCCCTATGTTCTTTTTTGATTCTTGCAGTTTTTGTTGTCTTCTTAATTTTAAGGGATCCGAATAAGCTTCTTTTTCATAAATCCTTGTAAACTGTGAATCAAAATAGCCTACTTGAAGAGCTGATTTCTTCTTTGTGGATCCTGACAACATCTGCTTATTTTTTGAAGCAGACACATTAAATGGCccttaaatacaaaaagaaagtgAATGAAGCAAATTTATAAGATTCAAGATTAAAACCGGATCCGGATATTGTGGTTTGAAAGATTTTAGCCAAAAGGTAGAAGTACTATTCATGtttgaaaatttaaaactaaCTCATATGTTTGGACACCATAAATCAAGGAGTGCCAATAACAAATATGTGCCAGAAAGCAATTGCATGTAGTCTTCAGAGTTCATTTTTGAATGCTGAGTAAATGTTGTATATAAATCCTTAATGTGCAGGTTTCATAATTCACTGAACACTGGGAAAATCCTTACAGTTTAGAAGAGGCAGACATCTTCCCATTATATAAATAAGTGCTCAGGCATTTTAGTATGCTGTCTACATGGATTTAGATAAAGCGATCCCCAATATGCTATACATTCTCACATCATATAGAATTCTATGACTAGAGAAaggcatatgatattatttatcctgATTTACAGAGGCTTTTGATAAGCTCCGACATGAGAGGCTTTTCAGCATCAATCTTATCAAAGTGTCACTTAAAAGTGTACTGTGCAAATAGGTGAAAAATTGTCTGAAATACAGAAAGTAAAGAGTTATGGCGCAAAGaaatttttcagaattaggtaatGTTAAAAGTACTGTCCCTCATAGAACAATGCCAGGGCTGCtgctttttttagtttatacaaATAATTTTGACAAAAGCAGGCTAATTAAGTTGCAGATTACTGTTCACTAAACTACACTGAATAGCTGATACTCCATAGTAAACCAAATTATTACAGATGGAGCTGTACAGATACATGGCAGATGGAATTTGATATGAATTAATGTAACATGTTTCCCATAGGAAGTAAAAAACATCGGATACAATTACGCAAATTTGGGATTTAAATACACTAAGCTtgttaaggatacattttctaaCAAACATTGgcgatttttttcttcatattaaaaagccataatttttttcttatttttaccctttaaccttttttttagtttgatgtgAGGACaacataaaatcataaaattaatattttatctgttcATAACTCATTTGAGTGGAATTGTTTTTCACTGACTTAATACCTATTTTATACCATCTTTGTAAAAACAATTATTGAggtaaattattttctaaaatttaaacagcaatatttcatagtggatgaATGGTAGCATAGTAAGTTAGCACTGATGCTTTACAGCTCCAGGGTCCCATGTTAGatggctgtgtggagtttgcatatgcTACCATTTTATGGGTGGGCTTCTCTCTGGGAATGCCAGCTGTCCTACCAAATCCAAAGCCATGCAGTTTTGGTTAACTGGCGACTATAAACTGGTGAGTGAGAGTGAGTGTGCATGTGCGTTTACTATATAATGGTCAGCAGAGCAGTGTCTTACTAgtaaactgtattaaaaaaattaaaaaatgaatggatgtttggAATATTACATGGAAGAATTAAgctcatattgttttttttttttatttaaataaatctattcattttctaaagctGATTTTTCCAGAGAGCTAAAGCTGTAGCAATAAGcataaggaaagaattaaaagcaGCTGGGACATCAGTCCATGACAGATGGATATCATTGCATACTTAGACTCAGACTCAAGCATACTCACTCAGAAAGGGACAATTTATCATTTCCAGTCAATCTACTGTTTGTCTTGGAATTTGGGAGGAAAGCAGAAGacctgaagaaaacccacacagacatttgTAGAGTTTGCAAATCCTACACTGAACAGTGACTAAATTAAATTCAAAGTCTTTCAATTTGGGATTAAACACCCAAACATACTGTGCCACTCTGCTGCCTGGAAGACACTACTGTATGTACTGTTTAGATTGTGAAACATGTCTACAGCCACAAAATTATCAATTTGTTTACCATttctaatttttacttactgttgTGAGAAGTAGTGTACTTGTCACCAATGCTGATGTACCCCAACTCACTAAAAAGGCCAATCCTTTCCATATCTGTTTTCCCCTCCAGTGGCATGTTTGGATGTCAGTTTATTAGCAAGCAACCAAGAAAGAAGAGATCTTCACCAgtttgttgtaatatttatttcCATATACTCTTGGAATCTACAAgaaattaattacattattattgaacaatatttattatatagtaacaGATTCATACCATAGAATAACTACTTCTGATAGCAGAATAGTTAATTTTAGTATTACCATCATACAgatgcattttttaatataaatgtatccaatttttatttaaatagctgaTATTGGTTATTAAATTTATTGGTAGAGTGAAGGTAAAATACTAACCTTACTCAGcagtttgtgtttagtgttccTTCTCTAAAAAAGATGACAGTAACTGATTAAGAATGAATATTACATATCATTAACATCCACTTGACAGAGAGGTCTCCTTCCCAGTGTTGCCCTAAGTGGTCTAGCAGTAAGCACCATGACAATAAATGACAAAATCTAGAAATGCTATCAATATTCTTCTCATTACTTATTGAAATCTTTTCAATGTGAGCATTGCTGGAAGACTTAGAAAGATTGGAACATTGTgaaaaatttgtattgttgtccgcatattatatgggttggagacggtagcactgaccagaaagcaggagacagagctagaggtagcagagttaaagatgctaagatttgcattgggtgtgacgaggatggacaggattagaaatgagtacattagagggccagctcaagttggacggttgggaaacaaagtcagaaaggcgagattgtgttggtttggacatgtgcagaggagagatgctgggtatattgggagaaggatgctaaggatagatttgccagggaagaggagaagaggaaggcctaactgaaggtttatggatgtggtgagaaaggacatgcaggtgatgggtgtaaatgAACAAGATgcggaggacagaaagatatggaagaagatgatctactgtggcaacccctaacgggagcagccaaaagaagaagaagaaggaatattgtgaaaaaaaaattggctAACCTGAAAATAGAAAAGTAGGTGTGTTGAAGGAATTCCACATTTACAATAGAGTTGATCAAATGTTGCAAACTCATTATGTGTCAGTATTCCACTATGATCTactggataaaataacattatgctgcaagattcatgaatatttccatCTGTTTTGACATgttaaggtaactcatcaatctGCATAAGTAGGCCAGAGCCTTCAATCAAAACACAATGATGTGTAAATAAGATGCTGTAAATCCAGTtctagaacaaactgaaactgtacAATTAGTTGAGTCAAGTGATAACAATGATcaatgctgaacgatgttacaggcagcataacattctctacagcttctccagatcctttcacgtctgtcacatgtttggcaaatgccaatcgagctccatggtgccggacagtaagcacagggcccactagaggacgtcgggccctcacgCCACtctcatgaaatctgtttctgattgtttggtcagagacattcacacctgtggcctgctggaggtcattttgtggggctctggcagtgctcatcttgttcctccttgcccaaaggagctgATACCggccctgctgatgggttaaggaccttcaacGGCCctttccagctctcctagagtaactgcctgtctcctggaatctcctccacgcccttgagactgtgctgggagacacagcaaaccttctggcaatggcacatattgatgtgccatcctggagaagttgggctacctgtgcaacctctgtagggtccaggtatcgcctcatgctactagTACTGACACTAACCATAGCCAAatgaaaaactagtgaaaaaatagtcagaaaagataaggagggaaaaatgtcagtggcctccacctgtaaACCATTCCTGATTTGGGGGTCGTCCCATTGTTGatcctctagtgcacctgttgttaattcattaacaccaaagcagctgaaactgttctacttaactgaccagatcaatagcccagaagtttcattgacttgatactcTACTCTTgtaaaaaagtgttcctttaatttttacaaatatttgggTCAAACCCAAAGTTTTGCAatatggtgaataggtagtcccattcaaccagctctgcatccaaagataaggTCTCTGatgtgttagattttatgggtcagtatattacattaaacaaacatggAAGATTAGAAGCGAagtatctgcctttaataaatctggtttggccATGAGATATTACAGAGGGAACccctttctcaatccttctagctagaactttggagactatcttaacatcattattcagaagtgaaattagttggtatgatgcatattgtaataagtcctttttTGGGAAGATAGCAATTtgttttgtgatcaatttttatTGAGCAAAACCAAATTGACAGGAATAAACGGACATAACATACAAAGTAACCCAACCAACCCATTCCCGCCCTCTCCCATCCAGCCTGACCCAagggattatttaaaaaaaaataataataataatctaggAGTTGAAAGCTGAGATTTAAACAACTGAGCCACAGCAGACCAGGATTCGATTGCATTACTGTAATCCACACTGCAGACAACTCCAAATGTGTTAAATTGTAGAAGAAGGAGTGCAAGTTGTCAACAGTGATGCATTCAAGTGTCTTCCAGTGGGAGGCAATAATTAGTTTGGCTGCCAGGGTACCTAAACAGAATAACTAGAGTTCAGAGAATTTGAGCGGAAGCCtagaaaggtttaaaaaaagaagGTTTTGAGGTAACAGAGTGATACTGcaggaaagaaaggaagacagtagGTGTGTGTCCAAAAACAAAAGACTGGGGTGACAGTGCTAGAACATGTGGAGAAAAATGCCAGTTAAACCAAGGGAATACAAATGACAGAGAGGATCAGCAGCAAGGCCCATCAGAAACCACTTGCGAGGAGTAGAATAGAGTCTATGTAGAATTTTGAACTGGGTGTGCTGGTAGTTTTGATTTCTAGAACACAGCCTTACATTGGAGAGAACTGTGTCCCATGAAAGGGGTGAAGGGAGTGGAGAAAGGTCACTAGACCAAAGAGAAATCAAGGGCAGAGGTTTATAGGATGCTTTGCAAAGTAAAGAGTAGAGAGTAGAGACAGGTTTTTTCTTGggagagaaagaacaaaacaaagagcATAATAAGTGATTTGGTAGGGGGGGTAGTCAGGGAAATTCCACATGTCCTGAGCTCTGATCGGACTTGAAGGTAGAAAAAGCAACCAGGGACCAGGGGGATTAAAATATGTTTGTAAAGACTGGAACATCATAAGCCCATAACTATTAAACAGATCTCCCAGCAGACTAATTCCAGCACAATGCCAAGGAGGAAATACACTGGGCTGGCCACCTATTGAAAGAGCAGGGTTATGAAGTATAGGAGTGAGGAAGTGCCTTTTTCCAGAGGGTGCAGGTAACTTTTCCACACAGTGCCAGATGTTGGTGGTGTATGACAAAATAGGTCCCAAGGCAAGTTTGATGGCTTTAGACTTCAAGGAGGTAAACAGAGCACCTTGAAGTGAAAGTGGGAAAGCAAGGGAGGATTCTACAGGGAGCCAAGGAGGGGGATGAGGAGGAGGACACAGCCATGACAAAATAGGGCAGAGGGTGAAAGCCCAGTGGTATAGTTCTAGGTCAGGCAGAACTACACCTGCACTCAATCTATCTCTAACCAGGGTTGAATGTTTAAGGTTTGGTCTCTTGCCATTCCCGAGGAACCTTGAGATCAATGACCTAACTTCAGACCAATATTTAGTAGGAGGTGGACGTGGCAGCATGGAGTTAATGAAGTTGAAGCGGAgtacaatatttattttgataatggCCAAACGAGACTGAAAAGAGAGGATAAGTTTGGACCAGGTGTTTATGGAGGCTTTTGCATTAGCAAAGATGCGGCAATAGTTTTAAGAGGATATGTCTGAGATTGAGGCAGTAATATCAACTCCCAAATATCCCAAATATTATACTACTAGATACAGGGATGACAG from Erpetoichthys calabaricus chromosome 5, fErpCal1.3, whole genome shotgun sequence includes the following:
- the c5h4orf47 gene encoding UPF0602 protein C4orf47 homolog; translation: MPLEGKTDMERIGLFSELGYISIGDKYTTSHNRPFNVSASKNKQMLSGSTKKKSALQVGYFDSQFTRIYEKEAYSDPLKLRRQQKLQESKKNIGKAFLPTNGEKTPSGSGNHYGTFGGPVQAMSALQIPKKPYKSPGKNFLTNPSKLGTGYGYPNVTLSKQYSYSADPYERARELSKKEFLSHKTMYKGGAFRLNLHPKDFFDANPYKTDKHFPPVSKSLDRKQDVKPFKPSSPAKKVAGMKAGTFDPYPSHSADHYTVKKPKSINTNSAGIIFHPTPGPKSMPVRSIMNANVLKSVTPANYTSISSIMSY